One region of Quercus lobata isolate SW786 chromosome 2, ValleyOak3.0 Primary Assembly, whole genome shotgun sequence genomic DNA includes:
- the LOC115977803 gene encoding glycosyl hydrolase 5 family protein-like, giving the protein MRPHSLVVLFTITDDSLGAVTVRQSFQHLGLSQALAGSSLTTPLSLIFHFKKLFRQWSLNLAANNLMAILDNHISKPGWRCDNDGGNGFFGDEYFNAGYMQHGAETVHSANPNILVVFSGLNFDLDLSFLGNKSVNLSFTKKLVFEAHRYGFTDLAIWEGNDVNKACGIVRDDMTSKTGFLLDKGFPLFVSEFGMDERETNTNDNKFMNFFLSYAAELDFDWAIWALTGSYHIREGTTDMEEFDGLLNFDWSGVRNPGFLQRISTIQSPSKRMKAGKFQSAVTSFFSTYSVKNQEQPCPDH; this is encoded by the exons ATGCGTCCACATAGTCTTGTGGTTCTCTTCACCATCACAG ATGACTCACTAGGTGCTGTTACTGTAAGACAGTCCTTTCAGCATCTAGGTCTATCTCAAGCTCTTGCTGGTTCCAGTCTAACAACCCCTCTATCATTAATCTTCCACTTCAAAAAGCTTTTCAG GCAGTGGAGTCTTAACCTTGCGGCCAACAATTTGATGGCCATACTAGACAATCACATAAGCAAGCCCGGTTGGCGTTGCGACAATGATGGTGGCAATGGCTTTTTTGGTGATGAGTATTTCAATGCAGG ATACATGCAGCATGGAGCAGAAACAGTGCACTCAGCAAATCCGAATATTCTTGTCGTTTTCTCTGGCTTGAATTTCGACTTAGACTTGTCTTTCCTTGGAAATAAATCAGTGAATCTCTCATTCACTAAAAAACTAGTATTTGAAGCACATAGGTACGGATTTACAGATTTAGCTATATGGGAAGGCAATGATGTGAACAAAGCTTGTGGAATCGTGCGAGATGACATGACGAGCAAGACAGGATTTTTGTTGGACAAGGGGTTTCCATTATTTGTGAGTGAATTTGGGATGGACGAAAGAGAGACCAATACAAATGACAACAAATTCATGAATTTCTTCTTGAGTTATGCAGCTGAACTTGACTTTGATTGGGCCATTTGGGCACTCACTGGGAGTTACCACATTAGAGAGGGAACAACTGATATGGAGGAGTTCGATGGGctacttaattttgattggagCGGTGTTCGAAATCCAGGATTTTTGCAGAGGATCTCCACAATCCAATCTCCCTCTAAACGTATG AAAGCTGGGAAGTTTCAGTCAGCtgtcacttctttcttctctacCTATTCAGTCAAGAACCAGGAGCAGCCATGCCCAGACCATTAA